From Balaenoptera ricei isolate mBalRic1 chromosome 5, mBalRic1.hap2, whole genome shotgun sequence:
tgaagtaagtcagagagagaaaaacaaataccgtatgctaacacatatatatggaatctaaaaaaaaaaaaacacaaaaggttctgaagaacctaggagcaggacaggaataaagatgcagctgtagagaatggacggggagggggaatggtaagctgggacgaagtgagagagtggcattgacatatatacactaccaaatgcaaatgtaaaatagatagctagtggaaagcagctgcataacacagggagatcagctcggtgctctgtcaccacctagaggggtgggatagggaaggtgggagggagatgcaagagggaggggatatggggatatatgtatacgtatagctgattcactttgttatatagcagaaactaacacaacaatgtaaagcaattatactccaataaagatgttaaaaaaaaactaaaaagccaaaaaaaaaataatgaaagaattttttaaagaggtaGACTTGAGTAACAAGGTAGCAAGGAGCTCCTTATAAAAAACAGCAATATATTACCATAGTGACTCTCACAGGATGGGGAGGGGCCGGTGCACAGTTTGGAAAAGTACATTCTTGAGTAGGTGAGAGCCAAGGGGAGTGACAGCTATCACCAGATGAAATTAAGTATAACTTATAGTTTGATTTATCTGCGTAGCAAATGAATGcccaggaggagaaaaagaagttgagaaacactgatgtaAATCATCAGATTATCTAGTAAAGACAGAccttttttcctcaaaaaaatgaaacaaaacttgtTTAGtttgaaatactttattttcatgttctttgtaaatcaataaatatttaaacttctCTTTTGTAAGATATAGAAAAGCACTGCATAATTAACACTAACAAGGCATTATGCCTTACAAGAAAGACATAAAATGTCCAAAGGATATTTAGAACATTGTAGTTCTTAAAGCGGCAACATGAGAAATGCTGACCACgtattttgaaatcatttcaataaataataacgaacattcttttaaacatttacaaAACTAGATGTACACATACATCCCCCCCATGCTGACAATGACCTCACTATTTGTTTGGATGCCCCAGTCTCTGTCACAGGGGCTGGCAGGCTGTGGGCTCCTCAGAAATATTAGTTTAATGACTGGAGAATATTTGCAACCCTTCTACTTCAAACTAGATAAGAATCAGGACTAAATTAACTtgggtttttttcataaaataaataataaaattaatgatacAGTGTGCGAGTAGAGTCAATCACATCCTTAATTATGTTACATGTAAATATTAACAGAGTCTTTGAAAACCAagcaacacataaataaataaaaaagtaaataaataagtgggagaaCCCTCCTAAGAGATGTTGAAACATATTAAGCCCGATCCAGGTGGCCGCAGGAGCTGGCGattcctctttttcctctttgatccctgtaaggGCAGGGCCTACTTCAGGAACAGCCATCGAGGAGCTTCTTCCTTCCCCCTGGTCAGCTGGAGCTGTCCCTGTAAGGAGAAAAGGTCTTCCTTACTAGCTGCTCCAGAAAGCCGACTGCACAGCACTTTTCTCCTGTCCTGCTCCTTGGTTTCCAGAGATTTCTGAGTCCAGTCTTTCCAGCCTGGCACCAAGTGACTACTGCCTGGAACCCACTATGCTGTGTGGCAGAGGCCTCTAGGCTCTTGGAGACTCTTATTTAGGAATGAGGGTGGggcctgtgctctcctctgtattATTGGCTATACGGGCGACAAAGGCCAGGATTACTCTCTCTACCTGTCCCACTGGGCCTAACTTAAGCCACAGAGCAAACCGATTTGGTAGCTACTATTGTTTTCCCTGTTTTACTAAGTCTTAGATAAACCAAATAATTGTCCTTGAGTCACATGGCTAATAGGTGCTGGAACCCAGATTTGTACCCAGTACTGTGTCACTGCAAAGTCCCAGCTCTTCGCCACTAAGCTTTAGTGCCTATGTTGCAGAAAACCAGGGTTCTGCTTTTCAGGTGTGAGGTCCAGAaagaactgggagaaaaaaatgccTGTGTTTTTTAAACAGGTGGAAAGCTTTTTAGCATAACTGTCCATGTTAATGAAAACAGCTTAACCCACATTCATTTGAATGGGGAGAGTCAGGGGCCAGGATGGAAGGCACTGAAAATATCCTGGCAACAGAGCAGATTAATGATCTTAATGGCAAATTTAATTGTGGAATAATGGTTTTTCAGTCCCTCAGCTAAATCCTGGGTTTCTCTGATATAATTTTCAGGAGGCAGATGCCTGACTCTAGTCACACGTGTGAATAAAAACCATAACTCACTTGTTTAGCATCTTACTGATGATTTTTTTAACCATGGGAGCTTCAGGGTTGAGACAAACTTCCTGACCAGTCTTGAGAGTGGCTctgcagagagaagggagaatcCACGTGAGGTCGGGCGGGGGGTCGGGGTGGGAGCGTCGGGACGGCGGGGGTGACAGCAACAGCGGCGGCACTCACACGACTTCCGTTTGGCCGCAGTGGGGTCCCGGGGGCGTCACCTTCACGCTCTGGATGTTCTTGAAGTGAATCCCCTGCAAGGTCTGCAGGCACCGGCAGCGCAGTTCGGTGACCACAGGCGCCCCTGCGGGGAGGAGAGACTCGGTTAGGGGGCTGTCCCGGGATGGGCACCCACCCGCCCCCCGTCCCGCCCTGGGGATGCCGGGCGCCGGGTCGCACCTGCTGCGCGCCGGCCGGCGGCCACCAGGAGCAGGAACAGCAGCGCGGCGCGGAGGAGCCGGGCGGCGGCGGGGGTCGCGGCGCGGGCCATGGGGTTCAGCTCGGAGGGTCGCTGCGTGCGGCGGGAAGGCGGGCTGGAGGGCTGGCGGAGCGGGTTCTGTGGCTCCCCGAGCCGGGCG
This genomic window contains:
- the LOC132366448 gene encoding growth-regulated protein homolog alpha-like; the protein is MARAATPAAARLLRAALLFLLLVAAGRRAAGAPVVTELRCRCLQTLQGIHFKNIQSVKVTPPGPHCGQTEVVATLKTGQEVCLNPEAPMVKKIISKMLNKDSSS